The following are encoded in a window of Dysidea avara chromosome 4, odDysAvar1.4, whole genome shotgun sequence genomic DNA:
- the LOC136253964 gene encoding uncharacterized protein produces the protein MTHYNTRGMDANRGTPQGSGRTIQSRTPQGRGMDANHGTPQGSGRTVQSQTPQGRGMDANRGTPQDPGRTIQSRTPQGRGMDANRGTPQDPGRTSQSRTPQGRGMDANRGTPQGPDHSFQSQTPQGRGMDANCGTLQDPGQTIQSQTPQGRGMDANRGTPQGPDHSFQSQTPQGRDMDANRGTPQRLEQQITSRTRGVDNRNSHLVGFYARSRQEQHSEPVTSAIEGKLDQMAAMMQSQQEALSKFAMDNQALRMTVEALKEEVESMREEIANLQSAGQEGTTPDEALASSNDERLDTNLSGDVKKLYEEFDADFDLEERCWLLILEAVHRYYESRRRKLVTDVRPDRVAIKEANDRNTKVRSRQKALYDRRKKLCATKEEKKRWREIIPAYMTEESDDGEGSYRTHSPSWRSTELEDFIQELDQRWTVKSVLKKPRVVSTPLVCEAPRGAPAWAVTTAYHDAPQNGHQLQSSYTEVEQVEDPAVASGGTGHDQMHAAYDSESLTHYPLPQDDYSDGYSPSPYYARNIQPPQDQYYLQFSQRPDNNDHCINH, from the exons ATGACCCATTACAATACtcgag gtatggatgccaaccgtggcacacctcagggTTCAGGtcggaccattcaatcacgaactccacaaggccgag gtatggatgccaaccaTGGCACACCTCAGGGTTCAGGTCGGACCGttcaatcacagactccacaaggccgag gtatggatgccaaccgtggcacacctcaggatccaggtcggaccattcaatcacggactccacaaggccgag gtatggatgccaaccgtggcacacctcaggaTCCAGGTCGGACCAGTCAATCACggactccacaaggccgag gtatggatgccaaccgtggcacacctcagggACCAGATCACAGCTttcaatcacagactccacaaggccgag gtatggatgccaactgTGGCACACTTCAGGATCCAGGTCAGACCAttcaatcacagactccacaaggccgag gtatggatgccaaccgtggcacacctcagggACCAGATCACAGCTttcaatcacagactccacaaggccgag atatggatgccaaccgtggcacacctcaaAGATTAGAGCAACAAATTACTTCAAGGACTCGAG GTGTGGATAATAGGAACAGTCATTTGGTTGGATTCTATGCGAGATCTAGACAAGAGCAGCATAGTGAACCTGTGACCTCAGCAATTGAGGGGAAACTTGACCAGATGGCTGCTATGATGCAAAGTCAGCAGGAAGCACTATCAAAGTTTGCCATGGACAATCAGGCATTGAGGATGACCGTAGAAGCCTTAAAAGAAGAAGTTGAGTCAATGAGAGAAGAGATAGCAAACTTACAGTCTGCCGGTCAGGAAGGTACCACACCAGACGAAGCACTTGCTAGCTCTAATGATGAACGTCTCGATACCAATTTGAGT GGAGATGTTAAGAAGCTATATGAAGAATTCGATGCTGATTTTGATTTAGAAGAAAG ATGTTGGTTATTAATATTAGAGGCAGTTCATCGTTACTACGAATCCCGTAGACGAAAGCTAGTTACTGATGTGAGGCCTGACAGGGTGGCTATTAAAGAAGCCAATGACAGGAACACCAAAGTGAGGAGCAGGCAGAAAGCG TTGTATGATCGTCGCAAGAAGCTATGCGCGacgaaagaagaaaagaaaagatGGAGAGAAATCATACCAGCCTATATGACTGAAGAGAGTGATGACGGTGAAGGCTCTTACAGAACACATTCACCATCGTGGCGATCTACTG AACTAGAAGACTTCATTCAAGAGCTGGATCAAAGGTGgacagtgaaaagtgtattGAAGAAGCCCAGAGTAGTGTCTACTCCACTAGTGTGTGAGGCCCCGAGGGGAGCTCCAGCTTGGGCA GTAACAACTGCTTATCATGATGCACCACAAAATGGTCACCAGTTGCAATCCTCCTATACTGAAGTGGAACAG GTTGAAGATCCAGCTGTTGCTAGTGGTGGTACAGGTCATGATCAGATGCACGCAGCTTATGATTCTGAG AGCCTCACACACTATCCTCTGCCGCAAGATGATTATTcagat GGCTATTCACCTTCACCGTACTATGCTCGCAACATACAGCCTCCACAAGACCAGTACTATCTTCAG TTCAGTCAACGACCAGATAACAATGATCATTGCATTAAC CACTAG